The sequence below is a genomic window from Mycobacteriales bacterium.
CGCATCGCCGACCCGGTGCCCCACAGTTCGACGACGTCGCGCCCTTGCTCTTTGGCGTCGTTGAACTTGCGGATCATCGCGGGGAGCACGTGGGAGGTTTCGAGGTCGAAGTTGTCGTTGGGGCCGTAGAGGTTTGTCGGCATGGCGGAGATGTAGGAGCACCCGTGCTGGCGGCGCAGCGCCTGCACCTGCAGGATCCCGGCGATCTTGGCGATTGCGTAAGCGTCGTTGGTCGGCTCGAGCGGGCCGGTCAGCAGCGCGTCCTCAGTGATCGGCTGTGCGGCGAGCTTGGGGTAGATGCACGACGAGCCGAGGAAGAGCACCCGTCGGATGCCGAGCTCCGCGGCGGCGTCGAGGGTGTTGACCTGGACCCGCACGTTGTCGCTCAGGAAGTCGGCCGGGTAGGTCGCGTTGGCCAGGATGCCACCAACCTTCGCGGCGGCCATGATCACGTATTCGGGCTTGTTCTCCCGGTAGAAGTCGAAGACGGCCGCGCGGTCGCGGAGGTCGAGCTCCTGGGACGTTCGGCCGATGAGGTCGGTGTGGCCGCGGGAGGTGAGCAGCCGCCAGATCGCGCTGCCGACGAGGCCGCGGTGGCCGGCGACGTGGATGCGGCTGCCGGGCGTCAACGGCTCGTGAAAGTCGTGCACCCCGCCAGTCTAAACGGCGGTCCCCGGAGTGGTGCGGTCAGGAATGCGTGGGCGAGGTGCTTCCGAGACCGCGTCCCATGATTTCCCAGAGCCGTACGTCGCTCAGCGTGGCTACCCGTCGTTCCTCAATCACGTCGGAAGCGGCGAGGCGCTCACGCCAGCGGTCGATGTGAGCCTGGTTCGCGATGATGTCCTCGCGGATGACCGGCCAGTACGAACGCCGTGAGTGCGGCTTGCTGCTCCGCTGGCTCGCGTCCCAGGCCCGCCGTGCCGGCTCGTCATAGAGGTGCCGTAGCGGCATGTCGAGCACGGGGTAGAGAGCCGGCCGCGTCAGGG
It includes:
- a CDS encoding GDP-L-fucose synthase, with translation MHDFHEPLTPGSRIHVAGHRGLVGSAIWRLLTSRGHTDLIGRTSQELDLRDRAAVFDFYRENKPEYVIMAAAKVGGILANATYPADFLSDNVRVQVNTLDAAAELGIRRVLFLGSSCIYPKLAAQPITEDALLTGPLEPTNDAYAIAKIAGILQVQALRRQHGCSYISAMPTNLYGPNDNFDLETSHVLPAMIRKFNDAKEQGRDVVELWGTGSAMREFLHVDDLARACLHLLEHYDDGAPINVGAGQDVTIRQLAQTVAEVVGFQGRLAWDTSKPDGTPRKLLDISRLRALGWEPQIPLRDGLAATYAWYTEQRDTRVA